CTTCGACAGAATGACCAGCCAGAGGGTAAACAGGGCCAGTATCGCGTAAGTCGCCGCATTATTGGGAATGAACACGATGCCGATATAGGCGGTCAAAAGGACCAGCTTGCACCGGGGGTCCAGGCGGTGCAAAAGGGAATTGCCGGGCACATAGCGCCCGAAAATCATCTTTTCCATCATCGTTCCTTCCCCCGTTCCAGCCGCCCGCAGATCCGGTCGATCAATTCTTCCACCGTCAAACAAGGTTCGCCGAGCGGTTCCCCGAGCTTTTCTTCCAACCTGAGCTGAAACCGGATCGATTCCGGCACATCCAGCCCCAGCTCCAGCAGCTCTTTCGGGGAAGAAAAGATTTCCTTCGCCGTCCCCTGCCGGTAAATTGTCCCTTTGTGCATGACAACGATGTGTTCGGCATATTTGCAGGCGTCTTCCATGTTGTGGGTGACAAGAACGATGGAGATGCCCTTTTCCTTGTGCATCCTTCCGAACATCTCCATGATTTCCGCGCGTCCCCTCGGATCCAGGCCGGCCGTCGGTTCGTCCAGCACGAGCACCTCCGGTTTCATCGCCAGCACGCCGGCGATGGCCGCCCTCCGCATTTGTCCGCCGGACAAGTCGAAGGGGGATTTTTGCAGGAGATGTTCGGGCAGGCCCACCAGCCTGACGGCCTCCCTCGCCCTTTCCTTCGCTTCTTCCTCCGGGACGCCAAAGTTCAACGGGCCGTAACAGATATCCTTTTCCACCGTCTCTTCAAAAAGCTGGTGTTCCGGAAATTGAAAGACGATCCCCACCTTTTGCCTGAGGGGTTTCAAATGTTTTTCCCTTTTCCCGGAAACGATCTGGACGTCACCGATGCGGATCGATCCCTTCGTCGGCTGGAGCAAGGCGTTCAAATGCTGCAATAAGGTGGACTTCCCGGATCCGGTATGGCCGATGACGGCGGTGTAGCTCCCCGGTTTGATGGCCAGGTTGATGTCGTAAATCGCCCGTCTTTCAAAGGGCGTATTGACGTGGTAACGGTATTCTAATTCCTTTGCAATAATTTCCATAGGTAATCCACCAACGTCTCTTCCGTGAAATCGCGATCCGGGATGTCGATCCCCCGATTCTTTAGGCCTTTGATCAATTTGTGCACGAAGGGTGCATCCAGTCCCAATTCGTACAGACGGTCGCCAAAGGAAACCAATTCCTCCGGGTTTCCGATGTGAAACACCTTTCCTTGGTTCATGATCAGGATCCGATCCGCCTGCAGCGTTTCTTCCAGATCGTGGGTGATGGAAATAATGGTAAGATCAGCCGACGATTTGATATCGCGGATCGTCTCGATCACTTCTTTTCTTCCCCGGGGATCCAGCATGGAAGTCGCTTCATCGAGAATCATGATTTCCGGGGCGAGGGCGATGACGCCGGCGATCGCCACCCTCTGCTTTTGGCCGCCGGACAGATGATGGGGCTCCTGGTCGAGAAACTCTTCCATTTTCACCCGTTTTAACGCTTCGAAAACCCGGTCCGCCATGACTTCCCGCGGGATTCCCCGGTTTTCCAACCCAAAAGCCACATCATCCTGAACGGTCGAGCCGACAAATTGATTATCGGGATTTTGAAAGACCATCCCGACCTTCGACCGTACGTCCCAAATCGTCTCCTCGGACAAGCGGATATTTCCCACGGTAATTTCGCCGGATTCGGGGAACAATAAGCCGATCATCAATTTGGCGATGGTCGACTTCCCCGATCCGTTGTGGCCGACGATGGCCAGCCATTCCCCGGGCCGGACGGCAAAACTGACATCTTCCAAAGCGTAGGGCCCGTTTTTTTCATAGCGGAACGATACATGATCAAAGCGGACGGCCGGCTCCTGCATGGATCCATCCTCCCCTCCACTCGGCTTATCCCTGCTCGGCTCTCCTCTTCGCCTTCCGAAATTTGCGCCAATAATAAAAAAGCCTGCACCCTGTCCATGCAGCCAAAAATATATGCTATTGCCTGTCGAGGGTGCCAGAGCTAGACGAAGATATTCTCCTCATCATAACGCTCCATTAAGGCCTTGGGAAACAAATGAAAAGAAAAGGGCATACAATCCGGCCAATGCCATTGCCCTCGTCTTTTCCGAATCGATCAGTCAACAAGTTCAATGATCACCATCGGAGAACCGTCGCCGCGGCGCGGTCCGATTTTCAAAATCCGCGTGTAGCCGCCTTGGCGGTCTTCATAGCGAGGCGCGATCTCCGAGAACAATTTTTGCAAAGCATCCTGCTTTTTCTCCGCGTCGGCGGTT
This DNA window, taken from Caldibacillus debilis DSM 16016, encodes the following:
- a CDS encoding energy-coupling factor ABC transporter ATP-binding protein, which codes for MQEPAVRFDHVSFRYEKNGPYALEDVSFAVRPGEWLAIVGHNGSGKSTIAKLMIGLLFPESGEITVGNIRLSEETIWDVRSKVGMVFQNPDNQFVGSTVQDDVAFGLENRGIPREVMADRVFEALKRVKMEEFLDQEPHHLSGGQKQRVAIAGVIALAPEIMILDEATSMLDPRGRKEVIETIRDIKSSADLTIISITHDLEETLQADRILIMNQGKVFHIGNPEELVSFGDRLYELGLDAPFVHKLIKGLKNRGIDIPDRDFTEETLVDYLWKLLQRN
- a CDS encoding energy-coupling factor ABC transporter ATP-binding protein, giving the protein MEIIAKELEYRYHVNTPFERRAIYDINLAIKPGSYTAVIGHTGSGKSTLLQHLNALLQPTKGSIRIGDVQIVSGKREKHLKPLRQKVGIVFQFPEHQLFEETVEKDICYGPLNFGVPEEEAKERAREAVRLVGLPEHLLQKSPFDLSGGQMRRAAIAGVLAMKPEVLVLDEPTAGLDPRGRAEIMEMFGRMHKEKGISIVLVTHNMEDACKYAEHIVVMHKGTIYRQGTAKEIFSSPKELLELGLDVPESIRFQLRLEEKLGEPLGEPCLTVEELIDRICGRLERGKER